Proteins encoded by one window of Phytohabitans houttuyneae:
- the folP gene encoding dihydropteroate synthase, producing MAIVNRTPDSFFDRGSTFSPDAALRAVDQAVEEGAQIVDIGGVKAGPGAEVDVAEEIRRTVGTITAVHAEHPDLVISIDTWRAEVAREAVAAGAGLINDTWAGADPALAEVAAATGAGLVCAHAGGLRPRTRPHRPAFDDVVADAVSTVTHLAERARDLGVRPDGILIDPAHDFGKTTRHSLELTRRLGELVDTGWPVLVALSNKDFVGETLDLPVPERLSGTLAATAVSAWLGARVFRAHQVRPTRQVLDMVASIRGDRPPAVSRRALA from the coding sequence ATGGCCATTGTCAACCGCACTCCCGACTCGTTCTTCGACCGGGGCTCGACCTTTTCCCCGGACGCGGCCCTCCGCGCGGTCGACCAGGCGGTCGAGGAGGGCGCGCAGATCGTGGACATCGGCGGGGTCAAGGCGGGTCCGGGCGCCGAGGTCGACGTGGCCGAGGAGATCCGCCGTACCGTCGGCACGATCACCGCCGTGCACGCGGAGCACCCCGACCTGGTGATCTCGATCGACACCTGGCGGGCCGAGGTCGCCCGGGAGGCGGTGGCGGCCGGCGCCGGCCTGATCAACGACACCTGGGCCGGTGCCGACCCGGCGCTCGCCGAGGTGGCCGCGGCGACCGGGGCCGGTCTCGTCTGCGCGCACGCCGGCGGACTGCGGCCGCGCACCCGCCCGCACCGGCCCGCGTTCGACGACGTGGTGGCGGACGCCGTCTCGACCGTCACGCACCTCGCGGAGCGCGCCCGTGACCTGGGCGTACGCCCCGATGGCATCCTCATCGACCCGGCGCACGACTTCGGCAAGACCACCCGTCACTCGCTGGAGCTGACCCGGCGGCTGGGCGAGCTCGTCGACACCGGGTGGCCGGTGCTTGTCGCGCTCTCGAACAAGGACTTCGTCGGCGAGACGCTTGACCTGCCCGTGCCCGAACGGCTCTCCGGCACGCTCGCGGCGACCGCGGTGTCAGCCTGGCTCGGCGCACGCGTCTTCCGCGCCCACCAGGTGCGCCCCACCCGCCAGGTCCTCGACATGGTCGCGTCGATCAGGGGCGACCGCCCGCCGGCCGTCTCCCGCCGCGCACTCGCCTAG
- a CDS encoding 2-oxoacid:ferredoxin oxidoreductase subunit beta, protein MPEPVALKLTMKDFKSDQEVRWCPGCGDYAILAAVQSFMPELNIPRERIVFVSGIGCSSRFPYYMNTYGMHSIHGRAPAIATGLSATRPDLSVWVVTGDGDALSIGGNHLIHALRRNVNLKILLFNNRIYGLTKGQYSPTSELGKVTKSTPAGSADSPFNPLSLALGAEATFVARTIDSDRKHLQSVLRAAAEHNGSAFVEIYQNCNIFNDGAFDELKDAGTRDDYLIHLEHGQPITFGKDGQFCVVHPPGGFGLEVRETATVAPGEIVVHDATVAEPAYAFALSRLPGLDLRNTPIGVFRNVSRPSYDNLVQSQLEAAKAKATGTPEEQLASLLTSGDTWTII, encoded by the coding sequence ATGCCTGAGCCAGTCGCACTCAAGCTCACCATGAAGGACTTCAAGTCCGACCAGGAGGTGCGCTGGTGCCCCGGCTGCGGTGACTACGCGATCCTCGCGGCCGTGCAGTCGTTCATGCCGGAGCTCAACATCCCGCGCGAGCGGATCGTCTTCGTCTCCGGGATCGGCTGCTCGTCCCGCTTCCCGTACTACATGAACACGTACGGGATGCACTCGATCCACGGCCGCGCTCCGGCCATCGCCACCGGCCTCTCGGCCACCCGGCCCGACCTCTCGGTGTGGGTGGTGACCGGCGACGGCGACGCGCTCTCGATCGGCGGCAACCACCTCATCCACGCCCTCCGGCGCAACGTCAACCTCAAGATCCTGCTCTTCAACAACCGGATCTACGGCCTGACCAAGGGGCAGTACTCGCCGACGTCGGAGCTCGGAAAGGTCACGAAGTCGACGCCGGCCGGTTCGGCGGACTCGCCGTTCAACCCGCTGTCGCTGGCGCTGGGCGCGGAGGCGACATTCGTGGCGCGGACGATCGACTCCGACCGCAAGCACCTCCAGTCGGTGCTGCGCGCGGCCGCCGAGCACAACGGCTCCGCGTTCGTCGAGATCTACCAAAACTGCAACATCTTCAACGACGGGGCGTTCGACGAGCTCAAGGACGCCGGCACCCGCGACGACTACCTGATCCACCTGGAGCACGGGCAGCCGATCACGTTCGGCAAGGACGGGCAGTTCTGCGTCGTGCACCCGCCCGGCGGCTTCGGCCTGGAGGTGCGGGAGACGGCGACGGTCGCGCCCGGCGAGATCGTCGTGCACGACGCCACCGTGGCCGAGCCGGCCTACGCCTTCGCCCTCTCCCGCCTGCCCGGCCTGGATCTGCGCAACACCCCGATCGGGGTCTTCCGCAACGTCTCCCGGCCGTCCTACGACAACCTGGTGCAGAGCCAGCTCGAGGCGGCCAAGGCAAAGGCCACCGGCACGCCCGAGGAGCAGCTCGCCAGCCTCCTGACCAGCGGCGACACCTGGACGATCATCTAA
- a CDS encoding DivIVA domain-containing protein, which translates to MGQVLLLVVVALTVAAVVFGVTVLVTGGDSGLGTAEPDGRAMPLPATRPLVEADVSAVRFDTTVRGYRMAQVDQALRRAAYDIGYKDELIGVLEAEVIALREGRASDAETLRRAREAALVPAGAGYGNASPGLVDLGEVTPPRKETGGEESDEVEGVATATAAAVPGPVVTGAAVTADEVLSDDTDDEVDTDATDPAEAEAGDAGAVEDGEDEPDDATDSDARRTLPDRDERA; encoded by the coding sequence ATGGGTCAGGTACTCCTCCTCGTGGTCGTGGCGTTGACCGTCGCCGCTGTCGTTTTCGGGGTCACCGTGCTGGTGACCGGCGGTGATTCGGGCTTGGGCACCGCCGAGCCAGATGGCCGCGCGATGCCGCTGCCGGCCACTCGCCCATTGGTAGAGGCTGATGTGTCGGCGGTCCGGTTCGACACGACGGTGCGCGGCTACCGCATGGCCCAGGTTGACCAGGCGCTGCGCCGGGCGGCCTACGACATCGGATACAAGGACGAGCTCATCGGCGTGCTGGAGGCCGAGGTCATCGCGCTGCGCGAGGGCCGCGCGAGCGACGCCGAAACGCTGCGCCGGGCCCGTGAGGCGGCCCTGGTGCCGGCCGGCGCGGGTTACGGCAACGCCTCGCCGGGCCTGGTCGACCTCGGCGAGGTGACCCCGCCGCGGAAGGAGACCGGCGGCGAGGAGAGCGACGAGGTCGAGGGCGTGGCGACGGCGACTGCCGCGGCGGTGCCCGGCCCGGTGGTCACGGGCGCGGCGGTGACGGCCGACGAGGTGCTCAGCGACGACACCGACGACGAGGTCGACACCGACGCCACCGATCCCGCGGAAGCCGAGGCCGGCGATGCCGGGGCGGTCGAAGATGGCGAGGACGAGCCGGATGACGCCACCGACTCGGACGCCCGGCGCACGCTCCCCGACCGGGACGAGAGGGCATGA
- a CDS encoding glycoside hydrolase family 10 protein gives MRKTSAALIAALVIAGGLVAPAAPASAATTTTTTCATNPATPTRQFRAMWIASVTNIDWPSAPGHSEEKLKAEYRAWLDLAQRLNHNAVIVQVRPTADAFWPSPYEPWSEWLTGARDGVSPGWDPLEFLVGEAHARNLEFHAWFNPYRISMPQGAGPDVTKLAPNHPARQHPDWAVPYPVNAAGSRLYYNPGIPAVRDFVQRAMLDAVVRYDIDGVHFDDYFYPYPAAGQDFADDATFAQYGGDFASKADWRRHNIDLLVQEFGAKVKAAKPWVKFGISPFGIWRNKATDPLGSDTNGLQSYDAIYADTRKWVKEEWIDYILPQIYWHIGLAVADYAKLVPWWSDVVAGTRVHLYIGQADYKIADPAQPAPWQDPAEMSRHLTFNRDYPEVDGNVHFSAVQVRANKIGATDIYAAEHYSRPALVPQMPHLPAKPLLFPLVTGASRAADGAVTLRWKQPLGRATSYAVYRFDGLTLPGRCGFADAAHLVGTTRGTSYVDGSAVPGARYTYFVTALDRLWNESPPSLPWPVLH, from the coding sequence ATGAGGAAAACCTCGGCCGCGCTGATAGCGGCGCTGGTCATCGCCGGCGGGCTCGTGGCGCCGGCGGCACCCGCGAGCGCCGCCACGACAACCACCACCACCTGCGCGACCAACCCGGCCACGCCCACGCGGCAGTTCCGGGCGATGTGGATCGCGAGCGTCACCAACATCGACTGGCCCAGCGCACCCGGGCATAGCGAGGAGAAGCTCAAGGCGGAGTACCGCGCCTGGCTCGACCTCGCCCAGCGACTGAACCACAACGCGGTGATCGTGCAGGTGCGACCCACCGCCGACGCGTTCTGGCCGTCGCCGTACGAGCCGTGGTCGGAGTGGCTCACCGGCGCCCGGGACGGCGTCTCGCCCGGCTGGGACCCACTGGAGTTCCTGGTCGGCGAGGCACACGCGCGCAACCTCGAGTTCCACGCCTGGTTCAACCCGTACCGGATCTCGATGCCGCAGGGTGCCGGGCCGGACGTCACCAAGCTCGCGCCCAACCACCCCGCCCGGCAGCACCCGGACTGGGCGGTGCCCTACCCGGTCAACGCGGCCGGCTCGCGGCTCTACTACAACCCGGGCATCCCCGCGGTACGCGACTTCGTACAGCGGGCGATGCTCGACGCGGTGGTGCGGTACGACATCGACGGTGTGCACTTCGACGACTACTTCTACCCGTATCCGGCGGCGGGGCAGGACTTCGCGGACGACGCGACGTTCGCGCAGTACGGCGGCGACTTCGCGAGCAAGGCGGACTGGCGGCGGCACAACATCGACCTGCTGGTCCAGGAGTTCGGCGCGAAGGTCAAGGCGGCCAAGCCGTGGGTGAAGTTCGGCATCAGCCCGTTCGGCATCTGGCGCAACAAGGCGACCGATCCGCTCGGCTCCGACACCAATGGGCTCCAGTCGTACGACGCCATCTACGCGGACACCCGCAAATGGGTCAAGGAGGAGTGGATCGACTACATCCTCCCGCAGATCTACTGGCACATCGGGCTGGCCGTCGCCGACTACGCCAAGCTGGTGCCGTGGTGGTCGGACGTGGTCGCGGGCACGCGGGTCCACCTCTACATCGGGCAGGCGGACTACAAGATCGCTGACCCGGCGCAGCCGGCGCCATGGCAGGACCCGGCCGAGATGTCCCGCCACCTGACCTTCAACCGCGACTACCCCGAAGTGGACGGCAACGTGCACTTCAGCGCGGTACAGGTACGGGCGAACAAGATCGGCGCCACCGACATCTACGCCGCCGAGCACTACTCCCGGCCCGCGCTGGTGCCGCAGATGCCGCACCTGCCTGCCAAGCCACTGCTGTTTCCGCTGGTGACCGGCGCGTCCCGGGCCGCCGATGGCGCGGTCACGCTGCGCTGGAAGCAGCCGCTGGGCCGGGCCACGTCATACGCCGTGTACCGCTTCGACGGGCTCACGCTCCCCGGACGGTGCGGCTTCGCGGACGCGGCGCACCTTGTCGGCACGACCCGCGGCACCTCCTATGTGGACGGCTCGGCGGTGCCCGGCGCCCGGTACACGTACTTCGTCACGGCGCTCGACCGGCTCTGGAACGAGAGCCCTCCCAGCCTGCCGTGGCCGGTCCTGCACTAA
- a CDS encoding SRPBCC family protein, which yields MSEEDLRSAAEPGSGEVTATVIVNAPADAVFKAFTAWERQSDWIPFTKVRVVEGDGGEGSLVEAVTMIGPATLRDEMRVVRVDPPYEVRVVHCGRLLRGPGVLRCTPMGEGRTQVVWHEWFHLPGGVAGRVAWPVLWPGSKVSLTQALKKFARLVEAGKI from the coding sequence ATGAGCGAGGAAGACCTACGCTCCGCGGCCGAACCGGGTTCGGGCGAGGTCACCGCCACGGTGATCGTCAACGCGCCGGCCGACGCGGTCTTCAAGGCGTTCACGGCGTGGGAGCGGCAGTCCGACTGGATCCCGTTCACCAAGGTGCGCGTGGTGGAAGGTGACGGCGGCGAGGGCAGCCTTGTCGAGGCGGTCACGATGATCGGGCCGGCGACGCTGCGCGACGAGATGCGCGTCGTACGGGTCGACCCGCCCTACGAGGTGCGTGTCGTGCACTGCGGCCGCCTCCTGCGCGGCCCTGGCGTCCTGCGCTGCACGCCGATGGGTGAGGGCCGCACGCAAGTGGTGTGGCACGAGTGGTTTCACCTGCCCGGCGGCGTCGCGGGGCGTGTAGCGTGGCCGGTGCTGTGGCCAGGCTCCAAGGTGAGCCTGACCCAGGCGTTGAAAAAGTTCGCCCGGCTTGTGGAGGCGGGAAAAATCTGA
- a CDS encoding DNA-3-methyladenine glycosylase I, whose translation MSDLVIGADGLPRCGWGGRTAEYIAYHDDEWGRPVRTDDGLYEKVTLEAFQSGLSWLIILRKRESFRAAFDNFHIETVAKYGEADVTRLLADAGIVRNRAKVEAAIQNARAALDLPDGLASLLWSFAPAPRTRRPRSFAEVPALTPESTAMAKALKKSGFRFVGPTTAYALMQATGMVDDHLDGCHVTLP comes from the coding sequence ATGTCCGACCTCGTGATCGGGGCCGATGGGCTACCCCGTTGCGGGTGGGGCGGGCGCACTGCTGAGTACATCGCGTACCACGACGACGAGTGGGGCCGGCCGGTGCGCACGGACGACGGCCTGTACGAGAAGGTCACGCTGGAGGCCTTTCAGTCCGGGCTGTCCTGGCTGATCATCCTGCGCAAGCGGGAGTCGTTCCGGGCCGCGTTCGACAACTTCCACATCGAGACCGTCGCCAAGTACGGCGAGGCCGATGTGACCCGCCTGCTCGCCGACGCGGGCATCGTGCGCAACAGGGCGAAGGTGGAGGCGGCCATCCAGAACGCCCGCGCCGCCCTCGACCTGCCCGACGGCCTGGCATCGCTGCTGTGGTCGTTCGCGCCGGCGCCGCGCACCCGCCGCCCGAGGTCGTTTGCCGAGGTGCCCGCGCTGACGCCCGAGTCGACCGCGATGGCCAAGGCGCTGAAGAAGAGCGGGTTCCGCTTCGTGGGCCCCACGACGGCGTACGCGCTGATGCAGGCGACCGGCATGGTCGACGACCACCTCGACGGGTGTCACGTCACGCTCCCGTGA
- a CDS encoding DUF3117 domain-containing protein has translation MAAMKPRTGDGPLEVTKEGRGIVMRVPLEGGGRLVVEMTPDEANALGDALKAAAG, from the coding sequence ATGGCGGCGATGAAGCCGCGGACGGGCGATGGTCCGCTGGAGGTCACCAAGGAGGGCCGGGGCATCGTTATGCGGGTTCCGCTGGAGGGTGGTGGCCGACTCGTCGTCGAGATGACTCCCGACGAGGCGAACGCGCTCGGGGACGCGTTGAAGGCCGCCGCCGGATAA
- the ndhC gene encoding NADH-quinone oxidoreductase subunit A, with protein sequence MDGYLGSYATLGLLLLAAVLVFVGAFSANRLLSPASPAEPAGKREAYECGVDPVGGDWAQAQIRYYVYAYLYVLFAVESVFLFPWAVIFDRPGFGMVTVVEMAIFVAVLALGILYAWRKRILRWT encoded by the coding sequence GTGGACGGTTATCTGGGTTCGTACGCGACACTCGGGTTACTGCTGCTCGCGGCCGTTCTGGTGTTCGTCGGGGCGTTTTCCGCCAACCGCCTGCTCAGCCCGGCCAGCCCAGCCGAGCCCGCCGGCAAGCGCGAGGCGTACGAGTGCGGCGTCGACCCGGTCGGCGGTGACTGGGCACAAGCCCAGATCCGTTATTACGTTTATGCATATCTATATGTGCTCTTTGCGGTCGAGAGCGTGTTCCTCTTTCCGTGGGCGGTGATCTTCGACCGCCCCGGCTTCGGCATGGTCACCGTCGTGGAGATGGCGATCTTCGTCGCGGTGCTGGCGCTCGGCATCCTCTACGCCTGGCGCAAGCGAATCCTCCGCTGGACGTGA
- a CDS encoding PaaX family transcriptional regulator produces MQARSALFDLYGDYLRPRGGRAPVAALVRLLSPLGIAPPAVRTAVSRMVRQGWLHPLRLSAGPGYLLTPKAARRLDEAASRIYRTGKISWDGRFDLIVLEPPASRRDRQRLAANLSFLGYGSLDERTWVAPRPGEDVDGLLNESGIRHERFSASHAMGGPGAMGVVRRAWDLGEIGAAYERFVGEQREALGQVTTRSSDEEAYAARFRLVHAWRTFLFRDPQLPPALLPERWAGTSAAAFFDRHAARLRPAADRYVDLCLDQKKGAQP; encoded by the coding sequence ATGCAGGCACGGTCGGCGCTATTTGACCTCTACGGCGACTACCTTCGCCCCAGGGGCGGGCGGGCACCCGTCGCCGCCCTGGTCAGGCTGCTTTCTCCACTCGGGATCGCGCCCCCCGCGGTGCGCACGGCGGTGTCCCGTATGGTCCGTCAAGGGTGGCTTCATCCGCTACGGCTTTCGGCCGGCCCCGGGTACCTGCTGACTCCCAAAGCCGCCCGCCGGCTCGACGAGGCGGCTTCCCGGATCTACCGCACCGGCAAGATCAGCTGGGACGGGCGCTTCGATCTGATCGTCCTGGAGCCTCCCGCGTCCCGCCGCGACCGGCAGCGGCTGGCGGCCAACCTGTCCTTCCTCGGGTACGGCTCGCTGGACGAACGCACCTGGGTCGCGCCCCGCCCCGGCGAAGACGTCGACGGGCTGCTCAACGAGTCCGGCATCCGGCACGAGCGGTTCAGTGCCAGCCACGCCATGGGCGGCCCCGGCGCGATGGGCGTGGTCCGCCGGGCCTGGGACCTCGGCGAGATCGGCGCGGCGTACGAGCGGTTTGTCGGCGAGCAGCGCGAGGCCCTGGGCCAGGTCACCACGCGCAGCAGCGACGAGGAGGCCTACGCGGCACGATTCCGGCTCGTGCACGCCTGGCGTACCTTTCTGTTCCGGGACCCGCAGCTGCCGCCGGCCCTGCTCCCCGAGCGCTGGGCGGGCACCAGCGCGGCGGCCTTCTTCGACCGCCACGCCGCGCGGCTGCGGCCGGCGGCCGACCGGTACGTGGATCTTTGCTTGGACCAGAAGAAAGGCGCGCAACCGTGA
- a CDS encoding enoyl-CoA hydratase-related protein, with protein MTEPLLVERDGAVATVTLNRPESLNSLDTALKEALRDALGELERDRTVRAVVLAGAGRAFCVGQDLREHVATLETGTTDPLGTVVAHYNPIAARLAGLPKPVIAAVRGTAAGAGASLALLADFRIGGPKTTFLMAFANVGLAGDTGVSWSLPRLVGHAKAIELLMLAEPVPAAEAQRLGLLTRLVDDDEQVLATAQELAARLASGPTVAYGAIKRQLSVGDAGTLADALAAEAQAQSICGATADHRNATAAFVAKEKPAFEGR; from the coding sequence GTGACCGAACCACTTCTCGTCGAGCGTGACGGTGCCGTCGCCACGGTCACGCTCAACCGGCCGGAGTCGCTCAACTCCCTCGACACCGCCCTCAAGGAGGCGCTCCGGGACGCGCTGGGCGAGCTGGAGCGCGACCGGACGGTCCGGGCGGTGGTGCTGGCCGGCGCGGGGCGGGCCTTCTGCGTGGGGCAGGACCTCCGCGAGCACGTGGCCACCCTCGAGACGGGCACCACCGACCCGCTCGGCACCGTGGTCGCCCACTACAACCCGATCGCCGCGCGCCTTGCCGGCCTGCCCAAGCCGGTCATCGCGGCCGTGCGCGGCACGGCGGCCGGCGCCGGCGCCTCACTGGCGCTGCTCGCCGACTTCAGGATCGGCGGGCCCAAGACCACGTTTCTGATGGCCTTCGCCAACGTGGGGCTCGCCGGCGACACCGGCGTCTCCTGGTCACTGCCCCGCCTCGTCGGTCACGCCAAGGCGATCGAGCTGCTCATGCTCGCCGAGCCGGTGCCCGCCGCCGAGGCGCAGCGGCTGGGCCTGCTCACCCGCCTGGTCGACGACGACGAGCAGGTGCTGGCCACGGCCCAGGAGCTTGCCGCGCGGCTGGCGTCGGGCCCCACGGTGGCGTACGGAGCGATCAAGCGCCAGCTCTCCGTCGGTGACGCGGGCACGCTCGCGGACGCGCTCGCCGCGGAGGCGCAGGCCCAGTCGATCTGCGGCGCCACCGCCGACCACCGCAACGCGACGGCCGCCTTCGTGGCCAAGGAAAAGCCGGCGTTCGAGGGCCGCTAG
- a CDS encoding 2-oxoacid:acceptor oxidoreductase subunit alpha, with translation MTKQVRQLDRVVIRFAGDSGDGMQLTGDRFTSETAQLGNDISTLPNFPAEIRAPAGTLPGVSSFQVHFADYDILTPGDAPNVLVAMNPAALKANIGDLPRGADIIVNTDEFTKRNLAKVGYAASPLDDGSLDGYAVHPVGLTSMTVRALAEHDVSKKDAERAKNMFALGLLSWMYSRPYESTIRFLERKFAARPELVAANIAAFKAGWNFGETTEDFSVRYEVKPAKMPPGTYRNITGNAALALGIIAAGVRSKLPVFLGAYPITPASDILHELSKHKRFGITTMQAEDEIAAIGATLGAAYGGALGITTTSGPGVALKGETISLAVALELPLVVVDVQRAGPSTGMPTKTEQADLNMALFGRHGEAPVAVIAPRSPSDCFHAAIEAARIALTHRTPVILLSDNYVANGSEPWLLPDVDSLPDLQVEFATQPNGEDGSTFLPYLRDPQTLARPWAIPGTPGLEHRIGGLEKADKTGDISYDPANHDFMVRTRAARIEAIEVPDLEVEDPDGDARVLVLGWGSTYGPIGAACRALRQRGQSVAQAHLRHLAPMPRNVGEVLRRYDRVVIPEMNLGQLAHVIRARYLVDAIPYNQVRGLPFTAAELETMLEEVVKNA, from the coding sequence GTGACCAAACAGGTCCGCCAGCTGGATCGGGTGGTCATCCGGTTCGCTGGCGACTCAGGCGACGGCATGCAGCTCACCGGTGATCGTTTTACCTCGGAGACCGCTCAGCTCGGCAATGACATCTCGACGTTGCCCAACTTCCCGGCGGAGATCCGTGCCCCTGCCGGCACGTTGCCCGGGGTCTCGAGCTTCCAGGTGCACTTCGCGGACTACGACATCCTCACCCCGGGTGACGCGCCAAACGTGCTGGTGGCGATGAACCCGGCGGCCCTCAAGGCCAACATCGGCGACCTGCCGCGGGGTGCGGACATCATCGTCAACACCGACGAGTTCACCAAGCGCAACCTGGCGAAGGTCGGCTACGCGGCCAGCCCGCTGGATGACGGCTCGCTCGACGGCTACGCGGTGCACCCCGTGGGGCTGACGAGCATGACGGTGCGCGCCCTGGCCGAGCACGACGTGTCGAAGAAGGACGCCGAGCGCGCCAAGAACATGTTCGCGCTGGGCCTGCTCTCCTGGATGTACTCCCGGCCGTACGAGTCGACGATCCGCTTCCTGGAGCGCAAGTTCGCGGCCCGCCCGGAGCTTGTCGCGGCCAACATCGCCGCCTTCAAGGCGGGGTGGAACTTCGGCGAGACGACCGAGGACTTCAGCGTCCGGTACGAGGTGAAGCCGGCAAAGATGCCGCCGGGCACGTACCGCAACATCACCGGCAACGCGGCCCTCGCACTCGGCATCATCGCCGCGGGTGTGCGCTCCAAGCTGCCGGTCTTCCTGGGCGCCTACCCGATCACGCCGGCCTCGGACATCCTGCACGAGCTGAGCAAGCACAAGCGCTTCGGCATCACGACCATGCAGGCCGAAGACGAGATCGCGGCGATCGGTGCCACCCTCGGCGCGGCGTACGGTGGCGCGCTCGGCATCACCACCACGAGCGGCCCGGGCGTGGCCCTCAAGGGCGAGACGATCTCGCTCGCGGTGGCGCTGGAGCTGCCGCTCGTCGTGGTGGACGTGCAGCGGGCCGGCCCCTCGACGGGCATGCCGACCAAGACCGAGCAGGCCGACCTCAACATGGCCCTGTTCGGGCGGCACGGCGAGGCGCCGGTGGCGGTCATCGCGCCGCGCTCCCCCTCCGACTGCTTCCACGCGGCGATCGAGGCGGCCCGGATCGCGCTGACCCACCGCACGCCGGTGATCCTTCTCTCCGACAACTACGTGGCAAACGGCTCGGAGCCGTGGCTGCTGCCCGACGTCGACTCGCTGCCCGACCTCCAGGTCGAGTTCGCCACCCAGCCCAACGGCGAGGACGGCAGCACCTTCCTGCCGTACCTGCGCGACCCGCAGACGCTCGCCCGGCCGTGGGCGATCCCGGGCACTCCGGGGCTCGAGCACCGGATCGGCGGCCTGGAAAAGGCGGACAAGACCGGCGACATCTCGTACGACCCGGCAAACCACGACTTCATGGTGCGCACCAGGGCCGCCCGCATCGAGGCGATCGAGGTGCCCGACCTGGAGGTCGAAGACCCCGACGGTGACGCGCGGGTGCTGGTGCTCGGCTGGGGCTCGACGTACGGACCGATCGGCGCCGCCTGCCGGGCGCTGCGCCAGCGCGGCCAGTCGGTGGCCCAGGCACACCTGCGCCACCTCGCCCCGATGCCGCGCAACGTCGGCGAGGTGCTCCGCCGGTACGACCGCGTGGTCATCCCGGAGATGAACCTGGGCCAGCTCGCCCACGTCATCCGGGCCCGCTACCTCGTCGACGCCATCCCGTACAACCAGGTCCGCGGCCTGCCCTTCACCGCCGCCGAGCTGGAGACCATGCTGGAAGAAGTGGTTAAGAATGCCTGA